In one Arenibacter antarcticus genomic region, the following are encoded:
- a CDS encoding Gfo/Idh/MocA family protein, translated as MEKIKIALIGAGFISDYHVHGLQTLANVEIVAVVSKNIDNAKKFALKYNIEEALNDISTLVARDDLDAVIISTPNQFHAPYAIAFLENGKDVFLEKPMGMSGDEGRQIAEVAKKHNQLVMVGHMWRFDADTRYIKDTVASGMLGKVFKTKGYGIHENWGPSGWFTKKELAGGGALADMGVHAIDAVRYILGDPKPAKVYARISTEFGDYDVDDTGIIIITWDNGTESIIESGWWHPHMDGPEASTSLFGTKGYANLFPTFLKMKEGEGTVTTVPELPKREDHCDQIIYTRQMEYFVNCIKTRQQPVPGLLEGQMVLDIVDAAYSSAKTGEVVNLI; from the coding sequence ATGGAAAAAATTAAAATAGCCCTTATTGGTGCAGGATTTATATCGGATTATCACGTTCATGGCCTTCAAACGCTTGCCAATGTGGAAATTGTTGCCGTTGTTTCCAAAAATATTGATAATGCCAAAAAATTTGCCCTTAAGTATAACATCGAGGAAGCGCTTAACGATATTTCAACGCTCGTCGCAAGAGATGATTTGGATGCTGTAATTATTAGTACTCCCAATCAATTTCACGCTCCTTATGCAATCGCATTTTTAGAAAACGGCAAGGATGTTTTTCTTGAGAAACCCATGGGAATGAGTGGTGATGAAGGTAGACAAATAGCGGAGGTGGCTAAAAAGCATAACCAATTGGTGATGGTAGGGCATATGTGGCGTTTTGATGCTGATACTCGTTATATCAAGGATACCGTAGCTTCCGGAATGCTTGGAAAAGTATTTAAAACCAAAGGCTACGGAATACACGAAAATTGGGGCCCATCAGGCTGGTTTACAAAAAAGGAACTGGCAGGTGGTGGAGCCTTGGCAGACATGGGGGTTCATGCCATTGATGCCGTGAGGTATATTTTGGGAGATCCAAAACCTGCTAAGGTATATGCCAGAATTTCTACGGAATTTGGTGACTATGATGTGGACGATACAGGGATTATAATTATTACTTGGGACAATGGCACGGAAAGTATTATAGAAAGCGGATGGTGGCATCCTCATATGGACGGACCTGAAGCTAGTACTAGTCTGTTTGGGACTAAGGGATATGCCAATCTGTTTCCCACATTTTTAAAAATGAAAGAGGGGGAAGGCACGGTGACAACAGTACCTGAGCTTCCAAAAAGGGAGGATCATTGCGATCAAATAATCTATACCCGTCAAATGGAGTATTTTGTAAACTGTATCAAAACCAGACAGCAACCCGTTCCAGGACTTCTGGAAGGACAAATGGTGTTGGACATTGTGGATGCGGCCTATTCATCCGCCAAAACAGGCGAGGTCGTTAATTTAATATAG
- a CDS encoding glycerophosphodiester phosphodiesterase family protein produces MKLLIGLLFIFTWSNLVLSQDSLVVPDNYGLPQVGICAHRGANETYPENTLAAFAEAIRLGAQMIEFDVQMTKDKQLVIMHDETVNRTTNGRGLVGELTLGEIKKLDAGKWKSKRFKGERVPTLTEALNLMPRNIWLNIHLKGDERLGAATAKAVIANNRMHQAVIACENEAAKGVRRVNPNIMMCNMERLSSRAEYIKATIENGFSFLQLRSSRDDEHMTEDLKRLKENGIQINYFHSEDEGQVKELMDAGVNFILTDRLSKMLQAFDTLNSAPSVDPK; encoded by the coding sequence ATGAAATTACTGATTGGTCTTCTATTTATTTTCACATGGTCTAACCTTGTTCTATCTCAAGACTCCTTGGTTGTGCCAGATAATTACGGTTTACCACAAGTGGGTATTTGTGCCCATAGGGGTGCCAACGAAACCTATCCTGAGAATACTTTGGCAGCATTTGCTGAGGCTATTCGTTTGGGAGCGCAGATGATCGAGTTTGATGTGCAAATGACCAAGGATAAGCAATTGGTGATTATGCACGATGAAACGGTAAATAGGACCACTAATGGCCGTGGACTGGTTGGGGAGCTTACGCTAGGAGAAATAAAAAAACTGGATGCGGGGAAATGGAAATCCAAAAGGTTTAAGGGCGAAAGGGTTCCCACCTTAACGGAGGCACTTAATTTAATGCCCAGGAATATATGGCTCAATATCCATTTAAAAGGAGATGAACGTTTGGGAGCCGCAACGGCAAAAGCCGTGATTGCTAACAATAGAATGCATCAGGCTGTTATTGCCTGTGAAAATGAGGCGGCAAAAGGGGTAAGGCGGGTAAACCCCAATATTATGATGTGCAACATGGAGCGATTATCCAGTAGGGCAGAATATATAAAAGCAACCATAGAGAATGGCTTTTCATTTCTCCAATTAAGAAGTAGTCGCGACGATGAACATATGACGGAAGATTTAAAAAGGCTAAAAGAAAATGGGATTCAGATTAATTATTTTCACTCTGAAGATGAAGGTCAAGTGAAGGAATTAATGGATGCAGGGGTCAATTTTATTTTAACAGATCGTTTGTCCAAAATGCTTCAAGCCTTTGATACACTCAATTCAGCTCCATCTGTGGACCCAAAATAA
- a CDS encoding DegT/DnrJ/EryC1/StrS aminotransferase family protein, producing the protein MKKLAIYGGAPCRDTTKNPWPKWPVWGQEEEVALIEVLHSGVWSYNGPKETEFNRLFAEYTGVKHAICTVNGTITLQIALEALGIGVGDEVIVPGLTWQATAATVIDVNATPILVDVSEDTWCIDPKEIEKAITPKTKAIIPVHLYGAFADMDAVMAIAKKHNLYVIEDCAHKHGGEWNGKKAGSIGDIGSFSYQLSKHLTAGEGGSVTTNNSELADKLDALRNCGRRPEAATLEGVDKGAGDYGDDDGNFIQSGNLRITEFQAAILIEGLKRLPAQNANRDANGEYLNALLSEIPGVSAIARDKRETKKAYFNFAFRYHKNDFKGLSIEKFRSALEAELGIVVDASYEPLNNCSLYVPHTKPSRHKLNDAYWKAIDPKRFSLPVCERIFQEESVCMHHKLLMGTKADMDLVALAIEKIYTHAEELMD; encoded by the coding sequence ATGAAAAAATTAGCAATATATGGGGGAGCCCCCTGTAGAGATACTACCAAGAATCCCTGGCCTAAATGGCCAGTATGGGGGCAAGAAGAGGAAGTTGCTCTGATTGAGGTTCTCCATAGTGGAGTATGGTCCTATAACGGTCCCAAGGAAACTGAATTTAATAGACTTTTTGCAGAATATACTGGAGTTAAGCATGCCATTTGCACGGTAAATGGTACCATAACTTTGCAAATTGCGCTTGAAGCCTTAGGGATAGGGGTTGGAGATGAGGTTATTGTCCCGGGCTTAACCTGGCAGGCCACTGCGGCTACTGTAATCGACGTAAATGCCACTCCTATATTGGTCGATGTAAGTGAAGATACCTGGTGTATTGATCCAAAAGAAATTGAAAAAGCCATAACTCCAAAAACAAAAGCTATTATTCCCGTGCATTTGTATGGGGCTTTTGCAGATATGGATGCTGTAATGGCCATAGCCAAGAAACATAATCTTTATGTTATTGAGGACTGTGCCCACAAACACGGTGGGGAATGGAATGGTAAAAAAGCGGGCAGTATTGGGGATATTGGTAGTTTTAGCTATCAATTGTCCAAACATCTGACCGCTGGGGAAGGTGGATCTGTAACTACCAATAATTCAGAATTGGCAGATAAATTGGATGCACTTAGAAACTGCGGTAGGAGACCTGAAGCTGCCACTTTGGAAGGAGTGGATAAGGGTGCTGGGGATTATGGAGATGACGATGGTAATTTTATTCAGTCAGGGAATCTACGGATTACCGAATTCCAGGCAGCTATCTTAATTGAAGGTCTAAAGCGCTTGCCTGCTCAAAATGCAAATAGAGATGCAAATGGGGAGTATTTAAATGCTCTGCTTTCAGAAATTCCTGGAGTATCCGCTATTGCAAGGGACAAAAGGGAAACTAAAAAAGCCTACTTTAATTTTGCGTTTAGGTACCATAAAAATGATTTTAAGGGATTGTCCATAGAAAAATTCAGAAGTGCCTTGGAGGCGGAATTGGGAATTGTAGTAGATGCCAGTTACGAGCCCCTGAACAATTGTTCTTTATACGTACCGCACACAAAACCTTCCAGACATAAATTAAACGATGCTTATTGGAAGGCCATTGATCCGAAGCGATTTTCACTGCCTGTTTGCGAACGGATATTTCAGGAAGAATCGGTTTGCATGCACCATAAATTGTTGATGGGAACCAAGGCAGATATGGATTTGGTAGCCTTAGCTATAGAAAAGATTTATACCCATGCCGAAGAATTGATGGATTAA
- a CDS encoding glycosyl hydrolase 2 galactose-binding domain-containing protein, whose protein sequence is MHNSVKIALSDNWRIQSSNKVSEKGGEISTESSISNNWLTAKVPSTVLSTLVANKVYENPYFGENLKSIPTELFKVPWWYATNFELTQEQANNFARLNFDGINYKANVWLNGHLIANTKAIDGAFRITAFNVSDYLIRGTNVLAIEVIPPKPGDFSTGFVDWNPAPPDGNMGVFRPVTLHLHGGVHIEKPFVQTKVNLETLKEAHLTVSTELINYSDTVISGDLIGTIGTILFKKKISLAPKDKELVIFTSTAFSELHFKEPKLWWPIHLGNPDLYDLDLKFVASDEVLDETQLRFGIREIEDYWLDDIHRGYKVNGKKVLIKGGGWTDDMLLMDTDESIEAQVKYVKQMNLNCIRLEGFWGKDHKLYDLCDQHGILLMVGWSCHWEHEIHMGVPVNERFGGVYKPKDIAHIAQAWEDQVIWLRNHPSIFVWTVASDKVPITELEQKYIDTFAKYDPTRPYLNSTGGVGSDQHVIGSEDVISEISGSSGVKMLGPYAYTAPVYWFTDTKLGGAYGFNTETGPGAQVPQLESLKRMIPKEQLWPIGEAWNYHCGRYEFADLSRFTKAIEERYGTPSSLEEFDKKAQAMNYELMRPMFEAFQVYKKRSTGVIQWMLNAAWPKMYWQLYDYYLNPTAAFYATQKACKPLSLIYNYGDKHIYAVNDHTYRVENLEAQIRVFSINSEILLDEKVAINLEPDSSKSILALKELKGLTTTYFIDLRLINKDGVEINNNFYWLSTKEEVLDYGADLGDFAFHTPSKEYADLTELNHLPKVHLEETHHFEQEGETQKIEVQLKNNNNYIAFLINLKLVDKVTDNLILPIFWEDNFLTLLPGEERTISATYSFKGEAQLKVEGWNLL, encoded by the coding sequence ATGCATAATTCCGTAAAAATTGCGTTATCGGATAATTGGAGAATCCAGAGTTCAAATAAAGTTTCGGAAAAAGGGGGTGAAATTTCTACCGAGTCCTCAATTTCAAATAATTGGCTAACCGCTAAAGTTCCCTCTACAGTTTTGAGCACTTTAGTAGCCAATAAGGTTTACGAAAATCCCTATTTTGGGGAAAATCTAAAGTCAATTCCAACCGAGCTTTTTAAAGTGCCATGGTGGTATGCCACTAATTTTGAACTTACCCAGGAACAAGCGAATAATTTTGCAAGGCTAAATTTTGACGGCATTAATTACAAGGCCAATGTATGGTTAAATGGTCATCTTATTGCGAATACCAAGGCTATTGATGGGGCATTTCGTATAACTGCTTTTAATGTAAGTGACTACCTCATTAGGGGTACAAACGTATTGGCCATTGAGGTAATTCCTCCCAAACCAGGCGATTTCAGTACTGGCTTTGTAGATTGGAATCCTGCACCCCCAGATGGGAACATGGGTGTTTTTAGACCTGTAACCTTGCATCTCCACGGTGGGGTACACATTGAAAAACCCTTTGTACAGACCAAAGTAAACCTAGAAACCCTAAAAGAAGCCCACTTAACCGTTTCAACGGAGTTAATAAACTATTCTGACACTGTCATTTCAGGAGATTTAATTGGAACCATAGGGACTATATTATTTAAGAAAAAGATTAGCCTTGCCCCTAAGGATAAGGAGCTAGTCATCTTTACAAGTACAGCGTTTTCTGAACTTCATTTTAAAGAACCAAAACTGTGGTGGCCAATTCATTTGGGTAATCCCGATCTGTATGATCTGGATTTAAAATTTGTGGCCAGTGATGAGGTTTTAGATGAGACCCAGCTAAGATTTGGAATTCGCGAAATAGAGGATTATTGGTTAGATGATATTCACCGAGGATATAAAGTTAACGGAAAAAAGGTCTTGATTAAAGGTGGCGGATGGACAGATGATATGCTTTTAATGGATACCGATGAAAGTATTGAAGCACAGGTGAAGTACGTAAAACAAATGAATCTAAATTGTATTCGTTTGGAAGGTTTTTGGGGGAAAGATCATAAACTCTACGACTTATGTGACCAACATGGGATTTTGTTAATGGTAGGATGGAGCTGTCATTGGGAACATGAAATCCATATGGGGGTGCCCGTAAACGAGCGTTTTGGAGGGGTATACAAACCTAAGGATATAGCCCATATAGCCCAAGCTTGGGAAGATCAAGTAATATGGTTGCGCAATCACCCAAGTATCTTCGTTTGGACGGTAGCAAGTGACAAAGTCCCTATTACGGAATTGGAACAAAAATATATAGACACCTTTGCCAAATATGACCCCACAAGGCCATATTTAAATTCCACCGGGGGTGTGGGTAGTGATCAGCATGTTATAGGCAGCGAGGATGTCATTAGTGAGATTAGTGGATCTTCCGGAGTAAAAATGTTAGGTCCCTATGCCTATACCGCGCCGGTATACTGGTTTACAGACACCAAATTGGGTGGAGCCTACGGATTTAATACCGAAACAGGTCCCGGAGCACAAGTTCCCCAATTGGAAAGTTTAAAAAGGATGATTCCGAAGGAGCAGTTATGGCCTATTGGAGAAGCATGGAACTATCATTGCGGCCGGTATGAATTTGCGGATTTAAGTAGATTTACCAAGGCTATTGAGGAACGATATGGAACCCCAAGTTCTTTGGAGGAGTTCGATAAAAAGGCTCAGGCTATGAACTATGAGCTTATGCGCCCCATGTTCGAAGCTTTTCAGGTGTACAAAAAGAGATCAACAGGTGTCATCCAATGGATGTTGAATGCGGCCTGGCCCAAAATGTATTGGCAATTGTACGACTATTACTTAAATCCGACAGCTGCATTTTACGCTACGCAAAAGGCATGTAAGCCTTTAAGCCTGATATACAATTATGGGGATAAACACATTTATGCCGTTAATGACCATACGTATCGGGTAGAAAACCTAGAAGCCCAGATCAGGGTGTTTTCCATAAACTCAGAAATACTATTGGATGAAAAGGTTGCCATTAACTTAGAACCGGATTCATCTAAATCTATCCTGGCACTGAAGGAATTGAAAGGGCTAACAACCACCTATTTTATAGATCTACGATTGATTAATAAGGATGGAGTTGAAATCAACAATAATTTTTATTGGCTCTCCACAAAAGAGGAAGTATTGGATTATGGAGCAGATTTGGGCGATTTTGCCTTTCATACCCCCAGTAAAGAATACGCAGACCTTACGGAATTGAACCACTTGCCTAAAGTCCACCTAGAAGAGACACATCATTTTGAACAGGAAGGAGAAACTCAGAAAATTGAAGTTCAACTAAAAAATAATAACAATTATATTGCCTTTTTAATCAATCTTAAGCTAGTAGATAAGGTCACTGATAATTTAATACTCCCTATTTTTTGGGAGGATAATTTTTTAACCTTACTTCCTGGGGAAGAGCGGACTATTTCTGCAACCTACTCCTTCAAAGGGGAGGCGCAATTAAAGGTAGAGGGGTGGAATTTATTATAG
- a CDS encoding sodium:solute symporter family protein — MLTGIDYFIVIAYIIGMLLLGLYFKKFVNSSEDYFLGGKSLPFWAIGMSIVVSDIGALDFVGVSGQAYRYGISVGNFDWVGSVPAMLLAAFIFIPYFWRGGMYTIPEYLGRRYNQKVRTIASVTWILFFALDLGVLFWASAVLLNVLMGWPIWISIISTAGVVGLYTYFGGITAVIMTDVVQFIIMFIGGFALVFLSLYEVGGWDNMVEKISTMGPEYRNHFDIIQPQDTKSPFPWTGILFGLTFVMANAYMIGNQSIVQRCLTAKNEWHAKASMIFGSALKMFIPILVLFPGLMAVVVHPGLADGDQALPMMIKSILPPGLVGLMFAAFFAGLMSSVDSLLNSTATLFTKDIYEPFIRKGADDNHYLKVGQITTLVLLVIGVATSPISSDFPGIYVAIQTFMSYFQGPIFAILLLGIFWKRTTEWGGLSALVIGIGFAIFLNVFKERFFTIEDPFLYISWWSFLLGFIINVTVSLLTKKHTEEQLEGLVFSSKILVKNKKL, encoded by the coding sequence ATGTTAACAGGGATAGATTATTTTATAGTAATAGCCTATATAATAGGAATGTTATTACTAGGGCTCTATTTTAAGAAATTCGTCAATAGTTCAGAAGATTATTTTCTTGGTGGTAAAAGCCTACCCTTTTGGGCGATTGGGATGTCCATTGTGGTTTCGGATATTGGGGCCTTGGATTTTGTGGGGGTTTCTGGACAGGCCTATAGATATGGTATTTCTGTTGGCAATTTTGATTGGGTAGGTTCAGTTCCGGCCATGTTGTTGGCAGCTTTTATTTTTATACCCTATTTCTGGCGTGGGGGTATGTACACCATACCCGAGTATCTAGGAAGAAGGTATAACCAGAAGGTAAGAACCATTGCCTCGGTAACATGGATTCTATTTTTTGCCCTAGATTTGGGGGTGCTTTTTTGGGCCAGTGCGGTACTATTAAACGTACTTATGGGTTGGCCTATATGGATTTCTATTATTTCTACTGCCGGGGTAGTTGGCCTATATACTTATTTTGGTGGGATTACTGCAGTAATAATGACCGATGTAGTGCAATTTATTATTATGTTCATTGGTGGTTTCGCCCTTGTTTTTCTGAGCCTTTACGAAGTTGGAGGTTGGGATAATATGGTAGAAAAAATCAGCACTATGGGACCTGAGTATCGAAACCATTTCGACATTATTCAACCGCAGGATACGAAATCTCCCTTCCCGTGGACAGGAATATTATTCGGTCTAACCTTTGTTATGGCCAACGCATATATGATTGGTAATCAATCTATTGTACAGCGATGCCTTACCGCCAAAAACGAATGGCACGCAAAAGCAAGTATGATTTTTGGTTCTGCTCTTAAAATGTTTATTCCTATATTAGTATTGTTCCCAGGTCTTATGGCTGTCGTGGTTCATCCCGGATTGGCAGACGGTGACCAAGCATTGCCAATGATGATTAAATCTATCTTGCCTCCAGGCTTGGTTGGACTTATGTTTGCCGCATTTTTTGCTGGACTTATGTCTAGTGTAGATTCCTTGTTAAACTCTACGGCAACCCTATTTACTAAAGATATCTACGAACCTTTTATTAGAAAAGGGGCAGATGACAACCATTATTTAAAAGTAGGACAAATCACAACCTTGGTTTTATTGGTGATTGGTGTGGCTACTTCACCTATTAGCAGTGATTTCCCGGGCATTTATGTGGCCATTCAAACGTTTATGTCCTATTTCCAAGGGCCCATATTTGCGATTCTCCTTTTGGGTATATTTTGGAAGAGAACTACAGAATGGGGAGGACTTTCCGCATTGGTCATAGGAATTGGATTTGCCATTTTCTTAAATGTATTTAAAGAGCGATTCTTTACTATAGAAGATCCTTTTCTTTATATCTCTTGGTGGTCCTTCTTGCTTGGCTTTATCATAAATGTTACGGTTAGCTTGCTAACTAAGAAACATACAGAGGAGCAATTGGAAGGTTTGGTGTTTAGTTCCAAAATTTTGGTAAAAAATAAAAAACTGTAA
- a CDS encoding Gfo/Idh/MocA family protein, translating to MEKKIRWGILGAATIAVEQFIPAIQESNYGELSAIASRNISRAKKIAAYYLGIKSYGDYQELLNDPGIDAVYIPLPNHLHVFWAIKALEAGKHVLVEKPIGTSKKDGELLQKTSQEYPHMKVMEAFMYRFHPQWIKAKELIAENTIGKVGRISSSFSFFDDDPKSIVNNKEFGGGSLRDIGCYSLSLSRYIFESEPIAVSGVLELDAETKVDLSASGILEFKEGISTFFSSIRLADHQKTQLYGTKGSIEFEYPFNPPTDRPSKIWVHKENGTETISCDPCNQYTLQLDAFSLSILSNSAAPTPLQDGINNMLVLEKLEESHEKGRRILL from the coding sequence ATGGAGAAAAAAATTAGGTGGGGTATTTTAGGCGCGGCAACCATTGCAGTGGAGCAATTTATCCCTGCCATACAAGAGAGCAATTACGGAGAGCTAAGCGCTATTGCCTCCAGAAATATATCCAGGGCTAAAAAAATTGCAGCTTATTATTTAGGGATAAAATCTTATGGAGATTATCAAGAATTGTTGAACGACCCCGGTATTGATGCCGTTTACATTCCCTTGCCCAATCATCTACACGTATTTTGGGCCATAAAAGCTCTTGAAGCGGGCAAACATGTTTTAGTGGAAAAACCAATCGGCACCTCCAAAAAAGATGGGGAATTGTTACAAAAAACTTCCCAGGAATATCCACATATGAAGGTAATGGAAGCCTTTATGTACCGATTTCATCCCCAATGGATCAAAGCCAAGGAATTAATTGCAGAAAACACTATTGGAAAGGTGGGTAGAATTAGTTCTTCCTTTTCTTTTTTTGACGATGATCCAAAAAGCATCGTCAACAACAAGGAGTTTGGTGGTGGAAGTCTAAGGGATATTGGGTGTTATTCCCTCTCCCTTTCCCGATATATTTTTGAGTCCGAACCCATTGCGGTTTCGGGCGTACTGGAATTGGATGCAGAAACCAAAGTAGACCTGTCCGCTTCCGGAATTTTGGAATTTAAGGAGGGAATTTCTACCTTCTTTAGTTCGATCCGACTTGCAGATCATCAAAAAACACAGCTTTATGGGACCAAGGGAAGTATAGAATTTGAATATCCCTTTAATCCACCTACAGACAGACCATCAAAAATCTGGGTCCATAAAGAGAATGGCACGGAAACCATCAGTTGTGATCCCTGCAACCAATATACCTTACAACTAGACGCCTTTTCCTTATCTATCCTAAGCAACTCAGCAGCACCTACCCCTTTGCAAGATGGCATTAACAATATGTTGGTTCTAGAAAAATTGGAAGAAAGCCATGAGAAAGGGCGGAGGATTCTACTTTAA
- a CDS encoding sulfatase, producing the protein MYYFNKLLLLIFVVFSFSCKREQPKKTVENKRPNILFIMADDHAAQAISAYGHPISQLAPTPNIDRIGVEGAIFRNNFCTNSICGPSRAVILTGKHSHINGFRMNGDRFDGGQQTYPKLLQKAGYKTAMFGKWHLHGEPEGFDHWNILQDQGNYYNPNFISVNPETKKVDTTMVHGYATDIVTDDAIRYLDKIKDDSQPFMLMVQHKAPHRNWMPALRHLNLYDSIQFPVPDTYFMDNEGSTASKEQYQTIYRDMYEGHDLKMTKKKGSPELAHNPWKTDFERMTPEQRAAWDKAYQPKNDAFHDANLSGKDLDLWKLQRYLQDYLTTIAAVDEGVGKILDYLEANDLAENTIVVYTTDQGFYLGEKGWFDKRFMYEESLGMPMLMKYPALIKPGTEITALTQNLDFAETFLDFAQVDIPKDMQGKSLKPLLTNSVRDEDFRDAIYYHYYDFPAFHMVKKMYGIRTDRYKLIHVYDDINEWELYDLKEDPSEINNVIHDDMYNEVEQLLRKRLAQLQQQYQVTPKEFERTKPEAIQRAYNVFERLRGQPMKAYQH; encoded by the coding sequence ATGTATTACTTTAATAAATTATTGCTTTTAATTTTTGTAGTATTTAGCTTTTCGTGCAAACGGGAGCAACCAAAAAAAACCGTTGAAAATAAAAGGCCCAATATTCTTTTTATAATGGCCGATGACCATGCCGCCCAAGCTATTAGCGCTTATGGGCATCCTATCAGTCAATTGGCGCCAACACCAAACATCGATAGAATTGGGGTTGAAGGTGCAATTTTTAGAAATAATTTTTGCACCAATTCCATCTGTGGGCCAAGTAGAGCGGTAATTCTAACCGGTAAGCATAGCCATATCAATGGATTTAGGATGAACGGAGACCGCTTTGATGGGGGTCAGCAAACGTATCCAAAGCTGTTGCAAAAAGCAGGTTATAAAACCGCCATGTTTGGGAAATGGCATTTGCACGGGGAGCCAGAAGGTTTTGATCATTGGAACATTCTACAGGACCAAGGCAATTACTACAACCCTAATTTTATTTCTGTAAATCCAGAAACAAAAAAAGTGGATACTACTATGGTTCACGGCTATGCAACAGATATTGTTACCGATGATGCCATCCGTTATTTAGATAAAATTAAAGACGATAGCCAACCTTTTATGCTTATGGTGCAGCACAAAGCCCCACATAGGAACTGGATGCCTGCGCTACGCCATTTAAATTTATATGATTCCATACAGTTTCCGGTACCGGACACCTATTTTATGGACAACGAAGGTTCCACGGCTTCCAAAGAACAGTATCAAACCATTTACCGAGATATGTATGAGGGTCATGATTTAAAAATGACTAAGAAAAAGGGCAGTCCGGAATTGGCGCACAACCCATGGAAAACAGATTTTGAACGCATGACCCCAGAACAACGTGCAGCTTGGGATAAAGCATATCAACCAAAAAATGATGCCTTTCACGATGCTAATTTATCTGGGAAGGACCTGGATCTTTGGAAACTCCAACGCTATTTACAAGATTATTTAACTACGATCGCGGCAGTTGACGAGGGTGTTGGCAAGATTTTGGATTATTTGGAAGCCAATGATCTGGCGGAAAACACTATTGTGGTATATACAACCGATCAAGGGTTTTATTTGGGCGAAAAAGGATGGTTTGACAAACGTTTTATGTATGAGGAATCTCTAGGAATGCCCATGCTTATGAAATATCCCGCGCTAATAAAACCAGGAACAGAAATTACGGCATTGACCCAAAACCTAGATTTTGCAGAAACGTTTTTAGATTTTGCACAAGTAGATATTCCTAAGGATATGCAAGGAAAATCATTAAAGCCACTGTTGACCAATTCCGTAAGGGATGAAGATTTTAGGGATGCTATCTACTATCATTATTATGATTTCCCTGCTTTTCATATGGTTAAGAAAATGTACGGTATTAGAACCGATCGTTATAAGTTGATTCATGTGTATGATGACATTAATGAATGGGAACTATACGATTTAAAAGAAGATCCTTCAGAAATCAATAATGTAATCCATGATGATATGTATAATGAAGTGGAACAGCTTTTAAGAAAACGATTGGCTCAATTGCAACAGCAATATCAAGTGACGCCAAAGGAATTTGAGCGGACAAAGCCCGAGGCTATCCAGCGGGCTTATAATGTTTTTGAGCGTTTAAGAGGGCAACCCATGAAGGCTTATCAGCATTAG